In Tessaracoccus sp. MC1865, the DNA window CTTGTCCAGGGACTTCGACAGCCGTGCGAGCAGCCCCGCCCGCTCCGGCCGCGCGAAGGCCCGGCGCATGCCGGGGATCGTGGGCGCATGGCGGCGCCCGGCGTAGTCCGAGGTGTAGTCCGCGTGACCCTCGAGGAACGTCATCGTCGCGGTGAGCTCCGCCATCGCGGTGGCCGCGTCTGCCGAGGTCAGGAGGGCGGAAACGTCCCGAGTTCTGGCCCATCGGAGCAGGCCCTCCCCGAGCGGCACCTCGTCGTGGACCACCAGTCGCATCCGCTCGGCCACGTGGTCGCGTAGCCACGGCGCCAGCCGGAACTGCAGTGCGTGGGTCTGCTCATGGAGCGCCACCCACATCCGGAAGTGGGCGGGGGTGAAGCGGTGCGAGCGTTCGTGGGCGACGATCGTGGGGGCCACCAGGTAGAGGGTGTCCGAGCCGGTGAAGGCGTCGTACTGCCCCAGCAGCCGGCGGCTGACCGCCCGCATCCCCACGCCGATCAGCAGGCCGTTGCGCGCGGCGGAGCCCAGTGCGGCGGTCCCGGTGTCTGCCGGACCCAGGCCCAGTTCGGCGACGGCACCGTCCGCCATGCCACGCACCGCCCTCCCCCAACCGTCCCAGTCGACGACGCGGACGCGGGTGGCGCCCACCGCTTGGAGACCCAGGTGCTTCGCCGCGATCTCCCCCGCGCGACGAGCGGTCACGCGGAGGTCCGCCACGAGGCGGGTGAGTTCCCGGGAGGTCAGGTCCGGCAGGTCGTCGGGACGCAGCGCCGCGACCCTGTGGGCCAGGCGCCAGTTGATGCTGGGGGCGTGTTCCATCAGCAGCCGCACGACGCCAGGGTGCCGGTGGCCTGGTCCGTCCAGACCCGCGCGGCGAACCCGTCCGGCGTGCCGTTGATGAAGAAGGCGAAGGCCAGGAGCCGGTCGTCCGCGGTGAGAGTGGTGCCGCCGAGAGTGGCCACCAGCGACAGGGAGCCGGTCTTGGCCCGGGCGATACCGCGGGCCGGGCGCGAGACGGGGTCGGCGAACCTCTCGGCGAGGGTGCCGGTGACCCCGGCGGTGGGCAGCCCGTCGAGGGTGACGGAGAGCTGGGGCTCCGACGCGAGCGTGGCGAGGGCCGCCGCGAGCATGTTCGGGGTGAAGCGGTTGCCCCGCGAGAGCCCTGAGGCGTCGTGGAGGACGGTGCCCTCGTCCCAGATCCCCAGTTGGGAGAGTTGCTCCTGGATGGCTGCCACCGAGCCGGCGAACGTGGCCGGGTGCCCGGTCC includes these proteins:
- a CDS encoding zinc-dependent metalloprotease; translation: MRLLMEHAPSINWRLAHRVAALRPDDLPDLTSRELTRLVADLRVTARRAGEIAAKHLGLQAVGATRVRVVDWDGWGRAVRGMADGAVAELGLGPADTGTAALGSAARNGLLIGVGMRAVSRRLLGQYDAFTGSDTLYLVAPTIVAHERSHRFTPAHFRMWVALHEQTHALQFRLAPWLRDHVAERMRLVVHDEVPLGEGLLRWARTRDVSALLTSADAATAMAELTATMTFLEGHADYTSDYAGRRHAPTIPGMRRAFARPERAGLLARLSKSLDKNAQYRDGLEFCLRVQRLKNRAALKRAFERPDNLPTAEEISDPALWLKRVHG